Part of the Pseudomonas sp. ADAK13 genome is shown below.
GCGCCAGGATCGCAGCCTTTGGCAGCGCCTTTCGGGATATTGCGCATAGCGATCCCGTCAGGAGCTGCCGTTTTGCGCGCCGAAATTTTGTGATTTTGCGGTATCGTGAGCTCCACCGCCTTTCCCGATATGTGGTCCTTCCTTGAAACAGATCATCGCCCTCCTGACCCTGCTGCTGGCCCTGCCGGCGAACGCCGCGCAATTGACCGTCGAGCTGGATCACGCCAGCAAAACCTGGGAAACAACCGAACTGCTCAAGCGCCCGGATGTGCAGACGGTGCAGGTCGTTGATGACGTTTCCTACAAGCGCAACATGACTTATCGCGCGGTGCCGCTGGCGGCGCTGTTGCCGGGCATCAAGCCGGAAAATCATCTGCAGGCGGTGGCCCTCGACGGCTTTGCCGCTGAACTGACGGCGGCGCCGCTGCTGTCAAAAAGCGGTGCACGGGCATGGTTGGCCGTGGAAGATCCGGCGCATCCATGGCCGCCGCTGGCAGATGGCAAACCCAGCGCCGGGCCTTTTTATCTGGTGTGGACGGACCCGCAGGCGGGAAATATCAGCCCTGAGCAATGGCCGTTTCAGATCTCCGGGATCAAGCAGTTGAAGACAGTCGCGGAGCGCTTTCCAGCGTTACTGCCGGACCCGAAGCTGGCGGCGAATGACCCGGTGAATCAAGGTTTCGCGCTGTTCCAGAAGAACTGCCTGGCGTGTCATCGCCTGAACGGTGCCGGCGATGCGCAAGTGGGGCCGGACCTGAATATTCCTTACAACCCCACCGAATATTTCGCCGGGGATTTCCTCAAGCGCTACATCCGCGACCCGCAAAGCATGCGGCATTGGCCGCAGGCGAAGATGCCGGCGTTTGCTGCCAGTGTGCTGCCGGATGCGGACCTGGACCTGCTGGTGGGGTATTTGAAGCATATGGCAGGCAGAAAGCAGCCTTAAGGCTCACGCAAACCTGTGGTGAGGGAGCTTGCTCCCTCACCACAAAAAGCTTTCCTGCCACAGGGAGCTCTCCGGCCAAGAAAAGCTCCTCTCTCCCCCGGAATCCTACTGCTGCTGCACCGAAATCACCGGTGTCGGCGCCACAAATACCTTGGCATGCATCTGCTCATGCCCTCCCCCACGGCGCATGCCCCGCACCGGGCAGGCGTCGAGGTAATCCAGGCCTACCGCCAATTTCAAATGCCGCTCCGGTCGGGCCAGTTGGTTCGTCACGTCAAAGCTGTACCAGGCGTCATCCAGCCAGGCTTCGGCCCAGGCGTGACTGGCCAGGTGCTCGCAATCTTCGCTGTACAAATACCCCGACACATAACGCGCCGGAATGCCCAGGCTGCGGGCGCAGGCGAGGAAGGCGTGGGTGTGGTCCTGGCACACCCCGGCGCGCCCGGCAAAGGCCTTGGCGGCGCAGGTGTCGACTTCAGTGGAGCCCGGCGAATAGGTCATGTACTGGTTCAGCGCGTGCATCAGGTCGATCAACGCACTGCGGTCGCGACGCTGGTGGCAGTGTTTTTCGGCAAAGCTGCGCAGGGCGTCGTCCGGTTCGGTCAACCGGGTGCAGCGCAGGAACGGGAAGGCCGACTGGCTTTCATGCTCGGCCTCGCGCAATTCGTCGATATCCACCTGGCCACGGGCCCCAATGATGATGGCTTCATGGGGTTCGTCCAGGGTCAACACGTGCAGGATATTGCCGAACGGATCCAGTTGCGCCCGCACCGGCCGAGGCAGGTCCAACTGCCAGCTGAGGACGTGCTGGCGCTCGCTGTCATGGGGCGTGAGGCGCAGGTACTGGATGCTGGCACGCACCTGGTCTTCGTAGTGGTAGGTGGTTTCGTGGCTGATGGAAAGTCTCATGCCGCCTCCAGGTAGGAACTGTAAATAGCGTCACCCAGCTCGCGCACGAGTGGGATGAAGTCGGTCAGCCAAGCGTGCAGGCCTTCCTTGAGAATTTCGTCGATGGCGGTATAGCGCAGGCGCGCGTCCATCTCGGCCGCCAGGCGCTGGGCCGGGCGACCGTTGATGCCGGGCAGGCTGCCAAGGATCTGGTCGATCTCTTCACTGCACGCCCGCAGCGAACGCGGGACATCGGCGCGCAGCAGCAACAGCTCGGCGACTTGGCGGGCGCCGGGGGCGTCACGGTAGATTTCGGTGTAGGCCTCGAACGACGACAAGGCCCGCAGCAATGCACTCCACTGATAGTAGGCGTGGGCGGTGCCATCGGTGACCGCTTCGGCCTGGTCGCCGGCCATCTCGTAGCGGGCATCCAACAGGCGCAAGGTGTTGTCGGCCCTTTCGATAAACGTGCCCAGACGAATGAAGCGAAACGCGTCGTTGCGCATGATGGTGCCGTAGGTGGCACCCCGAAACAGGTGGGACCGCTCCTTGACCCATTCGCAGAACCGGCTCATGCCGTAGCGACTCAGGCCTTGCTGGGCGATGTCGCGAATTTCCAGCCAGGTGGCGTTGATGTTTTCCCACATGTCGGCGGTGATTCGCCCACGCACGGCATGGGCACTGGCGCGTGCAGCGCCGAGGCAACTGTAGATGCTGGCCGGGTTGGCAGCATCCAGGGCGAAGAAGTGCAGCAGGCGTTCCGCATGCAGTTCACCGTGGCGCTCGCGGTAATCGTCGAGGGTGCCGGTGATCAGCAGGGGCATCGCCAGTTCATGCAGGCCATCACCGCGCCCGTCCTGGGGCATCAGCGACAGCGAATAACTGACATCGAGCATGCGCGCGAGGTTTTCCGCGCGCTCCAGGTAGCGCGACATCCAATACAAATCCGAGGCAGTTCTACTCAACATATTTCAATCCTCGACCACCCAGGTGTCTTTGGTGCCGCCGCCCTGGGACGAGTTGACCACCAACGAGCCTTCCCGCAGCGCCACACGAGTCAGGCCGCCGGGGACCACACGGGTTTCCTTGCCTTGCAGCACAAACGGGCGCAGGTCGATATGGCGTGGGGCGATGCCGTTTTCGACAAAGGTCGGGCAGGTCGACAGGCACAGCGTTGGCTGCGCGATGTAGGCATGTGGCTTGGCCTTGATGCGTGCACGGAAGGCTTCGATTTCCGCCGCCGAGGCTGCCGGGCCGACCAACATGCCATAGCCACCGGAACCCTGGGTTTCCTTCACCACCAGTTCCGGAAGGTTGGCCAGCACGTGGGACAGTTCGCTGGGATTACGGCACTGGAACGTCGGAACGTTCTTCAGGATCGGCTCTTCATCCAGGTAAAAACGGATCATCTCGGTGACGAAGGGGTACACCGATTTGTCATCCGCTACCCCGGTGCCGATGGCATTCGCCAGTACCACATTGCCCGAGCGATACGCCGCCAGAAGGCCCGGCACGCCGAGCATGGAATCCGGGTTGAAGGCCAGCGGGTCGAGGAACGCGTCGTCGAGGCGGCGGTAAATCACGTCGACCGCCTTGGGCCCGTCGGTGGTGCGCATGAACACACGGTCATCGCGCACGAACAGGTCGGCGCCTTCCACCAGTTCTACACCCATTTCCCGAGCCAGGAACGCATGCTCAAAGAACGCGCTGTTGAAACGCCCAGGCGTCAGCACCACCACACTGGGGTTATCCAGCGGGCTGGAGCTTTTCAGGGTGTCGAGCAACAAGTTGGGGTAGTGATCGATCGGCGCGATGCGCTGGGCGGCAAACAGTTCGGGGAACAGGCGCATCATCATTTTGCGGTCTTCGAGCATGTAGCTGACGCCGCTGGGGGTGCGCAGGTTGTCTTCGAGGACGTAGTAAGTGCCGTCGCCATCGCGTACGAGGTCGACGCCGGAGATGTGGGAATAGATGTCGCGGTGCAGGTCCAGGCCCTGCATCGCCAACTGGTACTGCTCGTTGGCCAGGACTTGCTCGGCGGGGATGATCCCGGCCTTGATGATGCGTTGTTCGTGGTATAGGTCGGCGAGGAACATGTTCAGCGCCTTGACCCGCTGAATGCAGCCGCGCTCGACGATCCGCCATTCACTGGCCGGGATGCTGCGGGGGATCGTGTCGAAGGGGATCAGGCGCTCGGTGCCTTGCTCGTCGCCATACAGAGTGAACGTGATGCCGGCCCGGTGAAACAGCAAATCGGCTTCGCGCCGGCGCTGGGCCAGTAATTCAGGGGGCGTCTCGGCCAACCAGCGGGCGAACTCGCGGTAATGGGGGCGCACCTGCCCTGCCCCGTCGTACATCTCATCATAATAAGTGCGGATCATGCCGTACTCCTTGTCACCCGGACGCAAGAACCATCGCAAGGCCCGTGCCAGCGGCATAAACACTTAAGTATCAATCAGTTGGATATAGGCCCAGGCCATACCGCACCGTCCCGGTGCAGCAAATGCCCGCTGTCATGGGCGGCGCCTCATTGCAATGCAGGCCCTGACTATCAACAGCATAGTCAGAGTTGATTTCACTGCCCGGCAAACCCTGGGGATAATCACCCCCATCATCTGAACAGGACGCGTCCTACAGCTTCATCCATTGCGCACTACCGCTTGTACTGAATCGCTCTCCTCCTTTGCGATCTTCCCTTTGGCCACCCTGCTCGGGTGGCTTTTTTTTGCGCAGGATTTTTCCCGCGCCAGAAACAAAAACGGCCGACCCAAAGGTCAGCCGATACGCTGTGTTGTTGCTCATGTCGCTACATGGGTAACCCACGCACCTCCTGTTTCACGCCCCATCCCTCAATGATCCCGCCCAAGGGCTCGACCACCGCCTCAAAGTCCTGCTCGAAGTCTCCTATGCCGTCGTAGGTGGCGAACATGATTTTGCTCAGTTCCAGGTACCAGGCGCCGTCATCCCGCGCGCTGACCTGGGCATTCAGGGATTCCCCACGAAACCGACCCGCAGCCCGCCGCGCACGTTCCTCATCCGGGAAAATGGCGTAGAACTCGATGGGGTGGAAACGCGAGAAGTCAAAGCCGCCCTCTTTCATGCGGCGCAACACATTGGTGCTGATGTCTTCTTGATAGGCTGTGCTCATGAAACGTCCTCCTCAAACCGATGGATAGACTTTCCGTGCTTCCCAAGGCCCGCGCTGCAAGGGCGCGGGTGTTACGGCAATGACGTCGCCGCCGGGAGACAAGCATGTAGCTGACAAGACCAGACCTTAGCGATTCATTCGCTGATCTCCCTTGCAGAGTAGCGCGAAGCTATCAGCTCCACCAGAGGCTGTTTAAAGACGTACAGGGAATGTTCAGGCGGCGGGAGAAATGTCGAGGATTTGAATACTGTTTTGGTCTTTCAGGCTTTTTACCGTGGGCTCGGCCGTGCGGCCTTCCAGGTCGTTGAGGTCCAGTTCAGCGGCCACTGGGAGCAACTTTGCACGGATCATATGGGCAGCCTCTTCCAGGCTGGGTCTTTCGCCGCAGACGAACTGCTCCACGGACTGCACGCCATGATCATCAACGAAGGTAATTTTCCACGTTTGCATCAGTGCCTCCTCGATAAAACCCATGGGTGGGCTTACCTCTATCTGGACCTTGAGGGCTCGGAATTCGTTCCACTCAAGGCCGGAGGCACCTGATCAGCTGCAGTTACTTCTCAGCGTGTTCTTTCAGGGCTTTCAAGGTGTTGAACGGTGCGTCCACCACGAACTTGTTGGCCAACCACGACGGTACGCTGCCACCTGGCTCGGTGTGCACCTGGTAGGTCACTTCGGTCAGGTTGTCGCCTTTAGGCACCAGTTTCCAGTAGCCGTCGACCTGGGCCACACGCACATAGCCTTTGACTTCAGGCTGGTAGGTCGGCACTTCCAACAGCTTGCGGGTCACCGTGCCGTCGGCGGCCTTGGTGGTGGTGATTTCCAGGATCGAGTCACGATCGGTCACCGGGAACGGTGCCTTGAACTGGGTGTAGGTCCAGCTCTTGTCGCCTTCCTGCTTGAGGAGTTTTTGCGACTTGCATTCGTGGATCCAGGAACAGGCCCCCGCCACGTCTTCCTGCAATGCCTGGATCTTGGCCAGCGGTGCCTTGATGGTGGTCACACCGCGATAAGCCTTGTACTTGGAGCCGGCGATTTCACTCAAGGAGACTTTGATACCGTCTTCATCCTTGGCGGTCTG
Proteins encoded:
- a CDS encoding ribonuclease E inhibitor RraB, which produces MSTAYQEDISTNVLRRMKEGGFDFSRFHPIEFYAIFPDEERARRAAGRFRGESLNAQVSARDDGAWYLELSKIMFATYDGIGDFEQDFEAVVEPLGGIIEGWGVKQEVRGLPM
- a CDS encoding alpha-E domain-containing protein, which gives rise to MLSRTASDLYWMSRYLERAENLARMLDVSYSLSLMPQDGRGDGLHELAMPLLITGTLDDYRERHGELHAERLLHFFALDAANPASIYSCLGAARASAHAVRGRITADMWENINATWLEIRDIAQQGLSRYGMSRFCEWVKERSHLFRGATYGTIMRNDAFRFIRLGTFIERADNTLRLLDARYEMAGDQAEAVTDGTAHAYYQWSALLRALSSFEAYTEIYRDAPGARQVAELLLLRADVPRSLRACSEEIDQILGSLPGINGRPAQRLAAEMDARLRYTAIDEILKEGLHAWLTDFIPLVRELGDAIYSSYLEAA
- a CDS encoding transglutaminase family protein translates to MRLSISHETTYHYEDQVRASIQYLRLTPHDSERQHVLSWQLDLPRPVRAQLDPFGNILHVLTLDEPHEAIIIGARGQVDIDELREAEHESQSAFPFLRCTRLTEPDDALRSFAEKHCHQRRDRSALIDLMHALNQYMTYSPGSTEVDTCAAKAFAGRAGVCQDHTHAFLACARSLGIPARYVSGYLYSEDCEHLASHAWAEAWLDDAWYSFDVTNQLARPERHLKLAVGLDYLDACPVRGMRRGGGHEQMHAKVFVAPTPVISVQQQ
- a CDS encoding START domain-containing protein yields the protein MGSLKRVAVLCGFSVLFAAAAHAEDWQTAKDEDGIKVSLSEIAGSKYKAYRGVTTIKAPLAKIQALQEDVAGACSWIHECKSQKLLKQEGDKSWTYTQFKAPFPVTDRDSILEITTTKAADGTVTRKLLEVPTYQPEVKGYVRVAQVDGYWKLVPKGDNLTEVTYQVHTEPGGSVPSWLANKFVVDAPFNTLKALKEHAEK
- a CDS encoding circularly permuted type 2 ATP-grasp protein, translating into MIRTYYDEMYDGAGQVRPHYREFARWLAETPPELLAQRRREADLLFHRAGITFTLYGDEQGTERLIPFDTIPRSIPASEWRIVERGCIQRVKALNMFLADLYHEQRIIKAGIIPAEQVLANEQYQLAMQGLDLHRDIYSHISGVDLVRDGDGTYYVLEDNLRTPSGVSYMLEDRKMMMRLFPELFAAQRIAPIDHYPNLLLDTLKSSSPLDNPSVVVLTPGRFNSAFFEHAFLAREMGVELVEGADLFVRDDRVFMRTTDGPKAVDVIYRRLDDAFLDPLAFNPDSMLGVPGLLAAYRSGNVVLANAIGTGVADDKSVYPFVTEMIRFYLDEEPILKNVPTFQCRNPSELSHVLANLPELVVKETQGSGGYGMLVGPAASAAEIEAFRARIKAKPHAYIAQPTLCLSTCPTFVENGIAPRHIDLRPFVLQGKETRVVPGGLTRVALREGSLVVNSSQGGGTKDTWVVED
- a CDS encoding c-type cytochrome, which translates into the protein MKQIIALLTLLLALPANAAQLTVELDHASKTWETTELLKRPDVQTVQVVDDVSYKRNMTYRAVPLAALLPGIKPENHLQAVALDGFAAELTAAPLLSKSGARAWLAVEDPAHPWPPLADGKPSAGPFYLVWTDPQAGNISPEQWPFQISGIKQLKTVAERFPALLPDPKLAANDPVNQGFALFQKNCLACHRLNGAGDAQVGPDLNIPYNPTEYFAGDFLKRYIRDPQSMRHWPQAKMPAFAASVLPDADLDLLVGYLKHMAGRKQP